The Culex quinquefasciatus strain JHB chromosome 2, VPISU_Cqui_1.0_pri_paternal, whole genome shotgun sequence genome contains the following window.
AATGTTCGTCCTGCTCACCGGAGTCACGATAGACCTGAACGATTCCTACCCTCAGAACGCATGCTCCGAGTGCTGCGGAAAGCTGGAAACGGCCTACAACGTGCGACAGTCGTTTCTGGACAATGTGTTTAAATTGCCTGAGTTTTTAAAATCCCGTAAAGGCAACGTTGGGTCCGAGTCGGAAAATGAGGATGATATTGGCATCAAAAATGAACCTTGGGAAAGTTCAGGAGAAGCATCGAGTGAAGACGGAAGCTCGTCAGAGTTTGAATACGTAGCAGTGGAAGCACCGCcgaagaaaagaaaaataacaaaagcaATTAGCCTGTCCAAAGAAAAAATCGTGGGTAAAAATCCTCGCCAGATTTACACGCAAAGTTCTGACCAAATAAAGCAATACACATGCAAATACTCAGGATGCGAGTACGTTACCGCGGACTATTTCAAGTACCATCATCATAAAAAGAGTCGACACGAGCGCAATTTCGAGTGTTCGATTTGCCAGAAACGGTTCCCAAAGCAGATCCAGCTTTCGAATCACGCAAACTCGCACCTTGAGAAAAGCGAAAGGCCGTTTGCGTGCGATCAGTGCGACCGAAAGTTTACCTCAAAGGTACTTATTTCAcctgtttatatattttttaaataaaattaattcaatttatactTACAACCCAACAGACACGACTGATAGCCCACGGCAGAATTCACACCGGTGAAAAGCCCTATCTCTGCACGGAGTGTGGCGAATCGTTCCACAGCTCGGCATTTCTAGCCAATCACGCTATGAAGCACTCGAAGCCGCAGCATAAGTATGACTTTTtgaataactttatatttttcccttattttctaAACTGATTGATTTGTAGATGTCAGCACTGCAGCAGAGAGTTCCGGTACAAGGGTGACTTCGTTAAGCATCTTCGATTACACGAGGAAAACGAGTGGCAGt
Protein-coding sequences here:
- the LOC6045424 gene encoding zinc finger protein 23, which produces METSSKTPNCTPHTANIAHFCRFCLTKAPALVPIQSTVKDVPIPKMFVLLTGVTIDLNDSYPQNACSECCGKLETAYNVRQSFLDNVFKLPEFLKSRKGNVGSESENEDDIGIKNEPWESSGEASSEDGSSSEFEYVAVEAPPKKRKITKAISLSKEKIVGKNPRQIYTQSSDQIKQYTCKYSGCEYVTADYFKYHHHKKSRHERNFECSICQKRFPKQIQLSNHANSHLEKSERPFACDQCDRKFTSKTRLIAHGRIHTGEKPYLCTECGESFHSSAFLANHAMKHSKPQHKCQHCSREFRYKGDFVKHLRLHEENEWQCSF